From the genome of Miscanthus floridulus cultivar M001 chromosome 10, ASM1932011v1, whole genome shotgun sequence, one region includes:
- the LOC136488886 gene encoding uncharacterized protein has protein sequence MRNGVIRYKQRIWLVHDPALQSQVLRALHSSPLGGHSRVPVTYQKLPQYFFWPGMRAATTEFIRSCDVCQRAKPDRAKSPGLLQPLPIPTATWDIISMDFVEGLPRSGSPDALLVVVDKLSKFAHFIPLRHQFTTATVARLFMDHIYRLHATPVSDLNTWLDERSVMHSLIQQHLSHAQTGMKCQADKHRSERQFAIGDWVFLKLQLYVQSSLAKRANQKLSFPFFGPYKILDKIGAVAYRLQLLPSSSIHPVFHISQLKASHGQQVVTDVLLDELVPFQVPQAILDRRLSTGDPPAAQVLIQWSRMPPSLATWELLVPLKQRFPRAPAWVMLALKGRGLSAPPLLFVFLCFRVVIRFNGNQTNE, from the exons ATGCGCAATGGTGTTATTCGTTACAAGCAACGTATCTGGTTGGTTCATGATCCCGCCCTGCAGTCTCAGGTGCTCAGGGCTCTGCACTCCAGCCCATTGGGAGGCCATTCCAGAGTGCCAGTCACATACCAGAAATTGCCGCAGTACTTCTTCTGGCCAGGAATGCGAGCAGCGACTACGGAATTCATTCGCTCCTGTGATGTTTGCCAGCGCGCCAAGCCCGACCGTGCGAAGTCGCCAGGCCTCCTCCAACCACTGCCTATTCCAACAGCTACTTGGGACATCATAAGTATGGATTTCGTGGAGGGGCTTCCCCGCTCTGGTTCACCTGATGCTTTACTGGTTGTCGTTGACAAATTATCCAAATTTGCCCACTTCATTCCATTGCGTCATCAATTCACTACGGCGACGGTGGCACGCCTCTTTATGGATCACATATATCGTCTCCACG CCACCCCTGTTTCTGATCTGAACACTTGGCTCGATGAGCGTTCTGTCATGCACTCCCTGATCCAGCAGCATCTCAGCCACGCCCAGACAGGCATGAAATGCCAAGCTGATAAGCACCGCTCCGAGCGCCAGTTTGCCATTGGGGACTGGGTTTTCCTAAAGCTACAGCTATATGTTCAGTCATCCTTAGCTAAGCGCGCCAACCAGAAATTGTCTTTCCCGTTCTTTGGCCCTTACAAAATTCTGGACAAGATCGGTGCTGTTGCTTATAGATTGCAGTTGCTACCATCTTCTTCTATACACCCGGTGTTCCACATCTCCCAGCTCAAAGCTTCGCATGGTCAGCAGGTGGTGACTGATGTTTTGCTAGATGAGCTTGTTCCATTTCAGGTTCCTCAAGCTATACTCGACCGCCGTTTGTCTACTGGAGATCCACCTGCTGCACAAGTTCTAATCCAGTGGTCGAGGATGCCGCCGTCGTTGGCCACCTGGGAGCTGCTGGTTCCTCTGAAGCAGCGCTTTCCAAGGGCGCCGGCATGGGTCATGCTGGCTCTAAAGGGGAGGGGATTGTCAGCACCCCcactcctttttgtttttctttgctTCCGAGTTGTCATACGATTTAACGGGAACCAAACCAATGAATGA
- the LOC136488887 gene encoding uncharacterized protein, translating to MASRSSVHHPDTTEGLVQTLDPCTGRRGCLDTMETMKMSYELLKTITGNFSKDNVLGSGTFGVVYKGVLNGKEIAVKILRDMAALDDNAFRNEFQNLARLDHRNIVQLVGYCNESEKQTVERDDGTEVIAEKMHVALCFQYVENGSLHNHISDEYQGLHWHIRYKIIKGICEGLKHLRVGLESPVLHLDLKPENILLDKEMVPKIADFGLSRLIGEERTKQTINSVGTCGYWPPEYVKFQLLSEAFDIFSLGVIITKIMIGNEGYHSFADMLPRKLVKHVHNNWKKRLQETIEPTSLELEAYYCQQVKTCIKMASKCLSEDRKERPSIQEIVCALNEAEIMTRNIPLQIEKKVDRTDVMKYYPYELLRRITDNFSEERLLGEGGFGRVYKGIHEDGREIAVKVLRYFSAFDPEHFQAEVETVARFRHENIIQLAGYCYETEQTILPHEGRLVIADSIHSAICFEYLQNGSIERHILDESDGLDWCTCYKIIKGTCNGLRYLHEGLPYPIIHFDLKPSNILLDGNMVPKISDFPIERVFGEDKMRTIMGFSPMRYLPPEFVTMQIVSKEFDIYSLGIIILEMMAGISAHSLLHDMTSEEFIKFVLGKWRKRLEATLTGRHLLIVDIYCNQVKKCIEIALECVEADRQRRPSIGHIVKALDETENRIHEAESEWNDEDSRSSYTKNTSNRPYKTRNYSYKLLREITNDFSEDRLIGRGGSGNVYKGVNEDGREIAVKILHFNGFSGVDSEHFQNEVYSMGMIQHENIVRLVGYCDETEKLRVEHHGVVVFADKFHRALCFEYLQNGSLTKHISSDEYDGLDWCRLYKILKGICDGLRYLHEELPISPILHLDLKPSHILLDENMVPKISGFTLSGCLQEGHTAVTSSRYGTLGYMPPEFINKGIISSKSDIYSLGVTIIYMLTGRRGCTIEDEIISQEFMEDVFKNWRRRLQESFKGRSLEGYCQQVKKCIEIASQCVEGDRHKRPNIGAIVHMLDETETMIMVHDAGKLLDVHPMELRFPLKPKRFASSLLRLRNKEDHHVAFRLVSKGQKMYHTNLPLLGIVPPKCTYTIALRMSNQQKRPQLDGDEGLLVQSVAVSRQQCLDQASVVREFQSHFNKAQESDDDEVQEQEVTLEFVSSPPTEEASSKLTRPEIDVIIFGFLFIAVAKQHVSDKKIYLIRSMTGFHVRIMTTHERGNFRIWNYQTLAILNPIRLPEESVYVAKFIAREEWIVAGDGNGCIHVFGYDEYQDTTSFEAHNGQIMSLAVHPKNSYVLSSSHEDHLIKLWHWDKYWDFEKGPWVCTRTFEGHSNKVSRVIFNPDGTDSFASASWDGTVKIWDWGLNSDVCNTITLDAHPDGLLCIDYITGADPQHLITGSKDQTAQIWDLKIKRCREFLQGHAHHVSVVYCHQELHKLFTGSLDGTVRIWDSMTYRLENIIALNLGAVSDVGYIDELQRIVVGCHKGIAMMEIKI from the exons ATGGCGTCAAGGAGTTCTGTCCACCACCCGGACACTACTGAAGGACTTGTTCAG ACGCTGGATCCTTGCACTGGGAGAAGAGGTTGCTTGGATACTATGGAGACTATGAAAATGTCATACGAATTATTGAAAACAATTACGGGTAACTTCTCCAAGGACAACGTTCTCGGTAGTGGCACGTTTGGAGTGGTTTACAAg GGTGTACTAAATGGAAAAGAGATTGCTGTAAAGATACTTCGTGACATGGCTGCACTTGATGATAATGCCTTTAGGAATGAGTTCCAAAACCTTGCAAGACTCGATCATCGAAATATTGTACAGTTAGTGGGCTACTGTAACGAATCGGAGAAACAAACTGTAGAGCGTGACGATGGAACAGAAGTTATTGCTGAAAAGATGCATGTGGCCCTCTGCTTCCAATACGTAGAAAATGGCAGCCTTCACAACCATATTTCAG ATGAATATCAGGGGCTTCACTGGCATATTCGCTACAAAATAATTAAGGGGATTTGTGAGGGTTTAAAACACCTTCGTGTGGGGTTGGAATCACCTGTATTGCATTTGGACTTAAAACCTGAAAATATATTGCTAGACAAGGAAATGGTGCCCAAAATCGCAGATTTCGGTTTATCAAGACTAATTGGAGAAGAAAGAACAAAACAAACAATAAATTCGGTTGGGACATG TGGATATTGGCCACCAGAGTACGTGAAATTCCAGTTGCTCTCAGAAGCATTTGACATATTTAGTTTGGGTGTTATAATTACAAAAATAATGATTGGAAATGAAGGATACCACAGCTTCGCTGATATGTTACCTCGAAAACTTGTTAAGCAT GTACATAATAATTGGAAGAAAAGGCTACAGGAAACAATTGAGCCTACATCACTGGAACTAGAAGCATACTACTGCCAACAGGTGAAGACATGCATTAAGATGGCATCAAAATGTTTGAGCGAGGATCGGAAGGAAAGGCCAAGCATACAGGAAATTGTCTGTGCTTTAAATGAGGCTGAAATAATGACGCGAAACATACCGTTGCAAATAGAAAAG AAGGTGGACCGCACAGATGTGATGAAATACTATCCATATGAATTACTAAGAAGAATAACAGATAATTTCTCAGAAGAAAGATTACTAGGTGAAGGTGGGTTCGGACGCGTTTACAAG GGAATTCATGAAGATGGACGAGAAATTGCGGTGAAGGTTCTTCGTTACTTTTCTGCATTCGATCCTGAGCATTTCCAAGCTGAGGTTGAAACTGTGGCAAGGTTCCGGCACGAAAATATCATACAATTAGCTGGATACTGCTATGAAACAGAACAGACAATTTTACCACACGAGGGGAGACTTGTCATTGCTGACAGCATCCATAGTGCAATCTGCTTCGAGTATTTGCAAAATGGAAGCATTGAACGGCATATTTTAG ACGAATCTGATGGACTTGATTGGTGCACATGCTATAAAATAATTAAGGGGACTTGTAATGGTTTACGATACCTTCACGAGGGACTGCCTTATCCTATTATACATTTTGACCTGAAACCAAGCAATATACTTCTGGATGGGAACATGGTCCCTAAAATATCAGATTTTCCTATAGAAAGAGTCTTCGGTGAAGATAAAATGAGGACAATAATGGGTTTCAGCCCAAT GAGATACCTACCGCCAGAGTTCGTGACTATGCAAATAGTATCAAAAGAATTCGACATATACAGCTTGGGGATAATAATCTTAGAAATGATGGCAGGGATTTCAGCACACTCCTTATTGCATGACATGACTTCTGAAGAATTTATCAAGTTT GTACTTGGGAAGTGGAGGAAAAGGCTAGAAGCAACATTGACGGGCCGCCATCTATTAATAGTGGATATATATTGCAACCAAGTGAAGAAATGCATTGAAATTGCATTGGAATGCGTGGAGGCCGACAGGCAGAGAAGACCCAGCATAGGCCATATTGTCAAAGCGTTGGACGAAACAGAAAACAGAATTCATGAAGCTG AATCAGAGTGGAACGATGAAGATAGCAGATCTAGTTACACAAAGAATACTTCGAACCGTCCATACAAGACAAGAAATTATTCATATAAATTACTGAGAGAAATAACAAATGATTTCTCAGAAGATAGACTAATTGGTCGAGGAGGGTCTGGAAACGTTTACAAG GGAGTCAATGAAGATGGAAGGGAAATTGCTGTGAAGATTCTTCATTTTAACGGCTTCAGTGGAGTCGATTCTGAGCACTTCCAGAATGAAGTTTATAGTATGGGAATGATCCAGCATGAAAATATTGTACGATTAGTTGGCTACTGTGATGAAACAGAAAAGTTACGTGTAGAACACCATGGAGTAGTAGTTTTTGCTGATAAATTTCATCGAGCACTCTGCTTCGAGTATTTGCAGAATGGAAGCCTTACAAAGCATATTTCATCAG ACGAATATGATGGACTGGATTGGTGCAGACTGTACAAAATACTCAAAGGAATTTGTGATGGTTTAAGATACCTTCACGAGGAACTGCCTATTAGTCCAATTTTGCATTTGGATCTTAAACCAAGCCATATATTGCTGGATGAGAACATGGTACCAAAGATATCAGGTTTTACTCTGTCAGGATGCCTTCAAGAAGGTCATACCGCGGTAACATCATCTAGATATGGAACGCT GGGATACATGCCGCCAGAGTTTATAAATAAAGGCATTATTTCATCAAAATCCGACATTTACAGCCTGGGTGTCACGATTATATATATGTTAACAGGGAGGCGGGGATGTACTATTGAGGATGAGATCATTTCCCAAGAGTTTATGGAGGAT GTATTCAAAAACTGGAGGAGAAGGCTACAGGAATCATTTAAGGGCCGGTCACTGGAAGGATATTGCCAACAAGTGAAGAAATGCATTGAAATAGCATCGCAGTGTGTGGAGGGAGACAGGCACAAAAGACCCAACATAGGAGCCATCGTCCATATGTTGGATGAAACCGAAACCATGATTATGGTTCATGATGCCGGTAAGCTGCTTGAcgtgcatccgatggaactccgatTCCCGTTGAAGCCAAAAAGGTTCGCCTCCTCCTTGCTACGGCTACGCAACAAGGAAGACCACCATGTGGCATTCAGGCTTGTGTCCAAAGGCCAGAAGATGTACCACACCAACCTGCCCCTCCTCGGCATTGTGCCACCAAAGTGTACCTACACCATCGCCCTGAGGATGAGTAACCAGCAGAAGCGACCACAATTGGATGGCGATGAAGGCTTACTGGTACAGAGCGTCGCAGTGAGCCGTCAGCAGTGTCTTGACCAAGCCTCGGTCGTCCGAGAGTTTCAAAGTCACTTTAACAAAGCACAAGAGTCGGACGACGATGAGGTGCAAGAGCAAGAGGTGACATtggagtttgtttcttctccgcCAACTGAAGAGGCATCATCCAAG CTGACTCGACCGGAAATCGATGTAATAATCTTTGGGTTTCTCTTTATTGCTGTTGCTAAACAACACGTTTCGGATAAGAAAATTTATTTGATACGAAGCATGACTGGATTTCATGTAAG GATTATGACAACTCATGAAAGAGGGAACTTTCGCATCTGGAACTACCAGACATTG GCAATCTTGAATCCCATTAGATTACCAGAAGAATCAG TTTATGTGGCTAAATTTATCGCACGAGAGGAATGGATTGTGGCTGGTGATGGCAATGGCTGCATCCATGTATTTGGCTACGATGAATACCAAGACACCACAAGCTTCGAAGCGCATAATGGTCAGATCATGTCCTTGGCTGTTCATCCCAAGAATTCTTATGTACTGTCATCATCTCATGAGGATCACCTGATTAAGCTCTGGCACTGGGACAAGTACTGGGACTTTGAGAAGGGGCCTTGGGTGTGCACTCGAACATTTGAGGGGCACTCTAATAAAGTGTCACGTGTTATTTTTAACCCAGATGGCACTGACAGTTTCGCCAGCGCGTCCTGGGATGGCACGGTCAAG ATCTGGGACTGGGGTCTTAACTCTGATGTGTGTAACACCATCACGTTGGACGCACATCCGGATGGCCTTCTTTGTATTGATTACATCACTGGTGCTGATCCTCAGCATCTTATCACT